The genome window CTTCGGCGAGCGGGACGAGGACGTCATGGTCGCCGAAACAGCCAAACCCGCCCAGCCCGTCGCGGACGGCGTCATTGCGGGCGCGCCCGGCTCGGGCGGCTATGCCGTGGGCCCGGCCCATGTGCACCGGGCCAGCCTGCCGGAAGTGGAGCGCAGGAATATCGACGATTCCGCGCAGGAGACCGCCAGGCTGGACCGGGCGATTAACGATGCCTTATCGGACATCAAGGCCCTGCAGCGCGAGACCGAGAAGAGCTCGGGCAAGGCCAGCGCCGCCATTTTCGACGCCCACGCCCTGATTCTTCAGGACCAGGACATGCGCGACAAGGCCGCCGGGCTCATTGCCGGGGACAAGGTCAACGCGGAGTTTGCCTGGCTTTCGGTCATGGAAGCGATGGCCGACAACTACCGGGGCCTGAACGACGCCTACATGCAGGCCCGTGCCGCCGACGTCGTGGACTGCGGCGGGCGCGTGTTGCGCCTGCTCACAGGCGACGACACCCCGGCCCTGGCGCTGGACCGCGAGTCCATCATCGTGGCCCACGACCTGACGCCCTCGGATGTGGCCGGGCTGGACGCGGACAAGGTGCTGGGCATCGTCACCGAGATCGGAGGCGTCACCTCCCACGCGGCCATTCTGTCCCGCTCCATGGGCATCCCGGCCGTGATCGGCGCGGGCGAGGCAGTTCAGCTCATCAGGGACGGCGGTTCCATTGCCCTGGACGGGTTCGAGGGCATGGTCTGGCCCGAGCCGGATCAGGCCGTCATGGACGAGGTCGCGTCCAAGCGCGCGGCCTGGCTGGCCAAGCGCGAGGAGGAAAAGGCCCGGGGGGCCGCTCCCGCCACCACCACGGACGGGCACACCGTCCAGGTCTGGGGCAACATCGGCCTGCCTGCGGACGCGGCGCGCGTGCGCGAGTTCGGCGGCGAGGGCGTCGGCCTGTTCCGCACCGAGTTCCTGTTCCAGGACCGCGCCGAGGCGCCGGGCGAGGAAGAGCAGTTCGAGGCCTATGTGCAGGCCGCGAGGGCCCTTGGCGGGCAGCCGGTCATCATCCGTACCCTGGACATCGGCGGGGACAAGCCCGTGAAGTATCTTTCCACCACCAAGGAGGACAACCCGTTCCTGGGCGAGCGGGGCATCCGTTTCTGCATGGCCCGCCCCGAGCTGTTCCGCATTCAGCTCCGCGCCCTGCTGCGGGCCGCCAGCCAGGAGAACATCTGGATCATGTACCCCATGATCTCGGACGTCTTGGAGCTGGACACCGCGCTGGGCTTCCAGGAGAAGATCCGCGAGGAACTGGCCGCAGAGGGCGTGCCCGTGGCCGACGAGGTCAAGACCGGCATCATGATCGAGGTGCCGTCCGCCGTGGCCGTGGCCGACAAGCTGGCCCGGCGCTGCGACTTCTTCAGCATCGGCACCAACGACCTGACCCAGTACGTTATGGCCGCGGACCGGGGCAACGCCTCGGTGGCCGCCCTGTGCGACAACCTCAACCCGGCCGTGCTGCGCATGATCAGGATGACCTGCGAAGCGGGCAGGGCCGCGGGCATCGAGGTGGGCATGTGCGGCGAACTGGCGGGCAACGCCAAGGCCGCGCCCCTGCTGCTGGGCCTCGGGCTGGACGAGCTGAGCATGAACGCCCCGGCCATTCCCGGCGTCAAGGAGGCCGTCCGTGCCGTGGGCATGGATGCGTGCCGCGCCCTGGCCGAAAAGGCCCTGGCCTGCGAGTCCTCCGCAGGGGTGCGCGACCTGCTCGTCTGAGCACCGTGTTGCCTTGTATGAATGCAAAGGGCCACTCCGATGGGGTGGCCCTTTTTTGATGGCTTGGAGAAGGCGCTCGCCTCAGCGGCTGGGCCGCATCGGATGAGCCGTTGGAGACTTGTCGGCCTTGGGGCCGGGAACCGTTCTATTGTGCTTCAAGATATTCCCGGCAGAGCTCGCGCCACGCCTCCAGGCGCCCGTCCAGTCCCGATTCCTCCAGCAGCTCCATATCCATGGACGCCGAAACATAGCCCGATGTCCAGACAGCCAGCTCATGCTGGATGGCATTGGCGACGTGGACCACGAGAGCCGTGGTCAGGCCCTTTCCGCATTTCCGGGGGGTGTGATGGCAGTGCACGCCCCGGACGATGCTGTCCTTGAATCCCCAGGTCCCGAGAAGATAGGAGCCGATTTCCGCGTGGCTTACCTTCAGTTCATGCTGTTCCAGGTCGTAGATGGGGCCGCCCTCGGTCCTGACGGTCTCCAGCACCGAACCATAGACGTCGTAAAGCTGCGTCAGCAGGACGAGTTTGCCGACATCATGGAGTATGCCGCCGACAAAGCAGCTTTCGATGAATTCCTTGTCCATGCCTTCTTCCGTGGCGATCACCTTGGCGAAGTATCCGGTCTGGAGGCTGTGCTGCCACAACTTGTCGACCGAGTAGTCCCGCACGTTGGGCAGTTCGAAACTGCCGAGGAGCTTGACGCCCAGGATCAATCCCTTGAGGGAATCCAGGCCGAGCAGCACAACGGCGTGCGCGGGGGAAATGACACGCTCGTAGAAACCGAAGAACGCCGAGTTGACGACCTTCAGCAGGGTGGCGGAGAGTCCCACATCTTTTTCCACGAGCTTGCCGACCCATTTCAGGTCCGGTTCCGGTTTCTGCAGTTCCTTGGTGACGCTGAGGTATATTTCGGGAATGACCGGCAACGATTTCAGGCGAACGATGATCTCCCGGATGGCGTCGTTGCTCATGATGTCGTCCAGGTCGACAAGGCGCTGGAGCGTATCGATCAGCATGGCGCTGGAGCACGGCTTACTGAGGAACTGATGCGCGAATTTGGCGGACTTGAACAGGCACTGCATGTCCGAATAGCCTGAAAGGATCACCCTGATGGTCCGGGGCTGGATGTCTCGAACCTTCTCGAAGAACTCCGCGCCATCCATGCCGGGCATCCGGATATCCGCAACCACGACGTCGAACCGTTCCTCGGACAACAACTTCAGGCCAGCTTCCGCGTTGCGTTCGTAGCTGCCTTTCCATTCCCGGCGCTTCAGGTGAATCATGGCCCTGAAGCTGTCCAGAATGTTCTGATCGTCATCTATAAACAGTATTCTCTTCATGGGAGTCGCCTGGGTTAATAGGGTAGCGAAATGATGAAGGTCGATCCTTCCCCGGGTTTCGATCTGACGTCGATGCTGCCGCCATGCCGCTCGACGATGATGTCATGGGCGATTGCCAGCCCCTGTCCCGTGCCCTTGCCGACGTCCTTTGTGGTGAAGAAGGGATCGAAGATCTTGTCCCTGTTTTCCGGCGCAATGCCGCATCCCGTGTCGCTTATCGATATGGTGACAAAGCGGGCGCCGTTGCGCGTCGATATCCTGATGGTGCCCTTTTCCCCGGAATTGCCGACCACATCCTCGATGGCGTGGGCCGCATTGACCAGGATGTTCAGGAAAACCTGATTGATATCCCCCGCGAGACAGGGCACCGGCGGAAGCGGTTCAAAGTCCGTTTCGATCTCTGCGACGTACTTCCACTCGTTTTTTGCCACGGTGATGGTGTTTTCAAGGGACTGATTGAGATCGACCGCGGTTTTCCCCTCGCTGCCGGGGTGGGAGAACTGCTTCATGGCCCGGACGATCGTGGCCACCCGGTCCGTGCCGTCCAGGGCCCGGGCGCACGCCTTCGGCAGTTCTCGCATCACGAATTCCAGGTCTGCGTCG of Salidesulfovibrio onnuriiensis contains these proteins:
- the ptsP gene encoding phosphoenolpyruvate--protein phosphotransferase, whose product is MIGLVIVSHSQTLAQGVLELAGQMTQGKVVMEAAGGIDDPDNPIGTDPMKVMASIESVAAAAEDGVLVIMDLGSALMSAETALDFLPDEVREKVMLCSAPVVEGTMAAAVQASVGASLAEAAAEAGSALNVKIQQLAPITGETVAAAAPVQEAEAEGEALSADFLIVNKLGLHARPAANLVATAGRFKSSVRISRNGDTASAKSINQVALLAVQNGETITVTVAGPDAADALEAITALHADNFGERDEDVMVAETAKPAQPVADGVIAGAPGSGGYAVGPAHVHRASLPEVERRNIDDSAQETARLDRAINDALSDIKALQRETEKSSGKASAAIFDAHALILQDQDMRDKAAGLIAGDKVNAEFAWLSVMEAMADNYRGLNDAYMQARAADVVDCGGRVLRLLTGDDTPALALDRESIIVAHDLTPSDVAGLDADKVLGIVTEIGGVTSHAAILSRSMGIPAVIGAGEAVQLIRDGGSIALDGFEGMVWPEPDQAVMDEVASKRAAWLAKREEEKARGAAPATTTDGHTVQVWGNIGLPADAARVREFGGEGVGLFRTEFLFQDRAEAPGEEEQFEAYVQAARALGGQPVIIRTLDIGGDKPVKYLSTTKEDNPFLGERGIRFCMARPELFRIQLRALLRAASQENIWIMYPMISDVLELDTALGFQEKIREELAAEGVPVADEVKTGIMIEVPSAVAVADKLARRCDFFSIGTNDLTQYVMAADRGNASVAALCDNLNPAVLRMIRMTCEAGRAAGIEVGMCGELAGNAKAAPLLLGLGLDELSMNAPAIPGVKEAVRAVGMDACRALAEKALACESSAGVRDLLV
- a CDS encoding response regulator, encoding MKRILFIDDDQNILDSFRAMIHLKRREWKGSYERNAEAGLKLLSEERFDVVVADIRMPGMDGAEFFEKVRDIQPRTIRVILSGYSDMQCLFKSAKFAHQFLSKPCSSAMLIDTLQRLVDLDDIMSNDAIREIIVRLKSLPVIPEIYLSVTKELQKPEPDLKWVGKLVEKDVGLSATLLKVVNSAFFGFYERVISPAHAVVLLGLDSLKGLILGVKLLGSFELPNVRDYSVDKLWQHSLQTGYFAKVIATEEGMDKEFIESCFVGGILHDVGKLVLLTQLYDVYGSVLETVRTEGGPIYDLEQHELKVSHAEIGSYLLGTWGFKDSIVRGVHCHHTPRKCGKGLTTALVVHVANAIQHELAVWTSGYVSASMDMELLEESGLDGRLEAWRELCREYLEAQ